In Bacteroidia bacterium, a genomic segment contains:
- a CDS encoding universal stress protein — protein sequence MNNVIVVPVDFSDDSINALEYAIDLANKAGSDIVMVYVVKTSRFDFFKGVESVASKGDFENFQDKYQPSLKGRLSWEVRKGIVADEIIKLSEEQKSWIIVMGSHGVSGLMENWMGSNAFKVVSQSKCPVLTLRGDYKKREVEKIVLPIDNTWASRHKIPNAIDLAKLFHSEIVVLGTYPNNDKEEEFKVRKYVHQSQDVIHKHHVRSHAEYTSGANVAKLTIEFVNNYKADMVAIMTDTDEDISKMILGGYAQYMVHNCPVPLLSVHPNPDLTVKDYKGF from the coding sequence ATGAATAATGTAATTGTTGTGCCAGTTGACTTTTCTGACGACTCCATTAATGCCTTGGAATATGCAATCGATCTGGCTAATAAGGCAGGTTCCGATATTGTCATGGTTTATGTCGTAAAAACTAGTCGCTTCGATTTTTTTAAAGGTGTAGAATCTGTTGCTAGCAAAGGTGATTTCGAAAACTTTCAAGATAAATATCAGCCTTCTCTTAAAGGTAGACTAAGCTGGGAAGTTAGAAAAGGTATAGTAGCGGATGAAATAATTAAATTGTCTGAAGAGCAAAAATCGTGGATAATCGTCATGGGTTCTCACGGAGTTTCTGGTTTAATGGAGAACTGGATGGGTAGCAATGCCTTTAAAGTTGTGAGCCAAAGCAAATGTCCGGTTTTAACCCTTCGCGGTGATTATAAGAAGCGCGAAGTAGAAAAAATAGTTCTGCCAATTGACAATACCTGGGCATCACGACATAAGATTCCTAATGCCATTGATTTGGCAAAATTATTTCATTCAGAAATTGTGGTGTTGGGTACCTATCCCAATAACGATAAGGAAGAAGAGTTTAAAGTAAGAAAGTATGTCCACCAAAGCCAAGATGTAATTCATAAACACCATGTTCGCTCTCATGCAGAATATACCTCAGGTGCCAATGTCGCTAAACTTACCATCGAATTTGTAAATAATTACAAGGCCGACATGGTGGCAATAATGACAGATACCGATGAAGATATTTCAAAAATGATTCTTGGTGGTTATGCCCAATACATGGTTCATAATTGTCCGGTTCCTCTGCTTTCAGTGCATCCAAATC
- the lpxB gene encoding lipid-A-disaccharide synthase, with the protein MASRISKVYLIAGEASGDLHGSNLIRAMKGIRSDLNFRCWGGDECEKAGAQVVKHIKDLAFMGFVEVIANLRTILSNIRYCKQDIVQYNPDVIILIDYPGFNLKIAEWAKLKGFRVVYYISPQIWAWKESRVNKIKRVVDQMLVILPFERDFYAKHGMSVCFVGHPLLDIVESYVPKQKIEKEIGRPIIALLPGSRAMEIKQVWPILLEVVRRNPQYTFILGMAPTLSAENFVGLNQYPNLSYLKGRTYDILNKADAALVTSGTATLETALFGVPEVVCYKGNPISYFIAKHLIKVKYISLVNLILDRMLVKELIQYELTVEQLEQELKYLLQPKSKEEIQNGYHELRTKLGEKGASRRAALEILN; encoded by the coding sequence ATGGCGTCAAGGATTAGCAAAGTATACCTGATTGCAGGAGAAGCGAGTGGTGATTTACATGGTTCTAATTTAATTAGAGCTATGAAAGGAATCAGGAGTGACCTAAACTTTCGATGCTGGGGAGGGGATGAATGTGAAAAAGCCGGGGCCCAGGTTGTTAAACATATTAAAGACCTGGCTTTTATGGGTTTTGTTGAAGTTATTGCTAATTTAAGGACTATTTTAAGCAATATCCGTTATTGCAAACAGGATATAGTCCAATACAATCCTGATGTAATCATCCTTATCGATTATCCCGGCTTTAACTTAAAAATTGCGGAATGGGCGAAATTAAAAGGATTCAGGGTAGTGTATTACATTTCACCACAAATTTGGGCATGGAAAGAAAGTAGGGTCAATAAGATTAAGAGGGTTGTGGACCAAATGCTTGTGATTTTACCTTTTGAAAGAGATTTTTATGCCAAACATGGTATGTCTGTTTGTTTTGTTGGCCATCCCCTGTTAGATATAGTTGAATCCTATGTACCGAAACAAAAAATTGAAAAAGAAATAGGTCGTCCGATTATTGCATTATTACCAGGTAGCAGAGCCATGGAGATAAAACAGGTTTGGCCAATACTTTTGGAGGTTGTTAGGAGAAATCCGCAGTATACCTTTATTTTAGGGATGGCCCCTACCCTATCAGCGGAAAACTTTGTAGGATTGAATCAATATCCCAATTTGAGTTACCTTAAAGGTCGGACCTATGACATCTTAAATAAAGCAGATGCAGCCTTAGTTACCTCCGGAACTGCCACCTTAGAAACGGCATTGTTTGGAGTTCCGGAAGTAGTTTGTTACAAAGGAAATCCAATAAGTTATTTTATTGCTAAACACTTAATCAAGGTAAAATACATTTCGCTGGTAAACTTAATTTTGGATAGGATGCTCGTTAAAGAGCTCATACAATATGAATTAACTGTTGAACAATTGGAACAGGAATTAAAATATTTACTTCAACCAAAATCAAAAGAAGAAATTCAAAACGGATACCATGAATTAAGGACCAAACTTGGAGAAAAAGGCGCTTCTAGGCGAGCAGCATTGGAAATTCTAAATTAA